From a single Kingella potus genomic region:
- a CDS encoding AzlC family ABC transporter permease: MDTRHTAARELRRGMKDSIPIIIGLLPFALILGIQGAQKGMSVLEMPLMAGLNFAGGSEFAAVGLWNKPLPILLIVGVTFMINTRHILMGAAFAPYIRHLPLRRLLPALFLMTDESWAMAMADIRKRKEAGLPLFSLHYYMGVCMTLYVVWVAASAAGAAIGPVLGDVSAWGFGMAFPAVFLVLLRGMWKGWKPALPWFASLAAAVLVYRTAGGAWYVPAGAAAGLLTAFFTAGGDEA; the protein is encoded by the coding sequence ATGGACACACGACACACCGCCGCGCGGGAGTTGCGGCGCGGCATGAAAGACAGCATCCCCATCATCATCGGCCTGCTGCCCTTTGCCCTGATTTTGGGCATACAGGGGGCGCAGAAAGGCATGAGCGTGTTGGAAATGCCACTGATGGCGGGGCTGAACTTTGCCGGCGGCTCGGAGTTTGCCGCCGTCGGTTTGTGGAACAAACCCCTGCCGATACTGCTGATTGTCGGCGTTACCTTTATGATCAATACGCGCCATATCCTGATGGGGGCGGCATTTGCGCCCTATATCCGCCATCTGCCGCTGCGCCGCCTGCTGCCCGCGCTGTTTCTGATGACCGACGAGAGCTGGGCGATGGCGATGGCCGACATCCGCAAACGCAAAGAAGCGGGGCTGCCGCTGTTCAGCCTGCACTACTATATGGGCGTGTGCATGACGCTGTATGTGGTGTGGGTGGCCGCCTCGGCGGCGGGGGCGGCAATCGGGCCGGTGTTGGGCGACGTGTCGGCGTGGGGCTTCGGTATGGCGTTTCCCGCCGTGTTCCTGGTATTGCTGCGCGGGATGTGGAAGGGCTGGAAACCCGCGCTGCCGTGGTTTGCCAGCCTGGCCGCCGCAGTATTGGTTTACCGCACGGCAGGCGGGGCGTGGTATGTGCCGGCGGGTGCGGCGGCAGGGCTGCTGACCGCCTTTTTCACGGCGGGAGGAGACGAAGCATGA